Proteins found in one Pempheris klunzingeri isolate RE-2024b chromosome 6, fPemKlu1.hap1, whole genome shotgun sequence genomic segment:
- the ociad2 gene encoding OCIA domain-containing protein 2, whose amino-acid sequence MTSNPTGEAVTVKAGEAAAAATGPPAVWGEWKCPMGDRHIHRDDMRRVWKECQDESFWYRALPLSLGSMAVTGGLIYNGIWKSSKRFGPFPKLAVAGILGFAVGKASYVGTCRSKFQELGLGDGRGFGPWSEGGRFGHGHRSCHHVCEECKKKPAEQVQS is encoded by the exons ATGACTTCTAACCCAACTGGAGAAGCGGTGACGGTGAAGGCAGGAGAGGCGGCAGCTGCTGCCACCGGTCCGCCTGCAGTGTGGGGGGAGTGGAAG TGCCCCATGGGTGATCGCCATATCCACAGAGATGATATGAGAAGAGTTTGGAAGGAGTGTCAAGACGAAAGCTTCTGGTACAGAG ctcttcctctctctctgggtaGCATGGCTGTCACTGGCGGTCTCATCTACAATG GCATTTGGAAATCATCAAAGCGATTTGGTCCCTTTCCTAAACTAGCAG ttgcTGGGATCCTTGGTTTTGCAGTGGGGAAAGCATCTTATGTTGGAACTTGTCGAAGCAAGTTTCAGGAGCTTGGCCTTGGCGATGGACGAGGATTTGGGCCGTGGTCTGAAGGAGGTCGCTTTGGCCATGGACACAG ATCCTGCCACCATGTGTGTGAAGAATGTAAGAAGAAACCTGCAGAACAAGTACAAAGCTAA